Part of the Prunus dulcis chromosome 8, ALMONDv2, whole genome shotgun sequence genome is shown below.
aatatgaaaaatcataaatttaaattatacaTGGTGGTTGTCGTGTTATTTAGTCAATCAACTGGGGTTATTTTCGTACTTTGGCGTATGAAACGTTGTAGTCTCTGAGCCTGAGAGAATAGCTCAGCAGCGTGAGCACTTAATGTGGCACGCTTTTCGTagggaaaaaaattagttGGTCCATAAAGTCGTCGGAGAACAGTTTTTATCTACaattaaattcaattcaaaaccCTCCAcattctttttataaaaataaatagaagtTCAAAGCCTTCCTCAAATTACCACTTTATGGTAGGATCAATGAAGCATTTATATGTGTTAAATCCAAGAGACTAGTCAAGGTGGTGTTGGGGTTGTCATGAACTCAAGaattagaggaaaaaaaaaattcggaTTAGAATAAGTTAGGGGCGGAGGTGTGCTTAGGCCTGCAAGGGCATTGGCCCTCCAAAATTCTgaaatagtatatatattgcCTTTGCATTGTACAATTtaggactatatatatatatatatatatatatataatatgcttGTGGCCCTCCACaataaagagaaagagggatTTACATTTCCCCTTCCAACCAAAAGACTCTTTTCTTAGCAATATGGCAAACTTACTCTTAGATTCTACcaacataattaataaaaattaaaagaaacagccaatcaaatctttctttcacaagtatatttaagaaaataagaaattaaagataatcggttatttatttatttacaagctTAACACTGGGAAAGAAATCAACTTTAAACTCTAATATATTGGCCCCTCCACACATAAAATTCTGGCTCCGCCACTTATAGGTTCGATTCGAAGTATGACGtgtaaatgtatatatatatatatatatatatttttaaatagaatTGTAAAAACATTCATTCAATATGTCGTTAATTAATCATAATTGTAAAGATTAAACGTCAGCAAAATTACATTGAGTGGTTCTATCTATAAATTCAACTAAATAAATCATACGTGTAGTTTTCGAGTGATTATAATTATTAGACATGGAAGAGAAGATGCATGCTATGACTGGGAAATGATACACGAACGGGGCCTTTGTTGACCGTGGACTCTAGTTATATAAAGTCTCTAGGAGCAATCCATTTTCAATCATGTGCGCATCAACCTGCACGGCACCCTCTTCTTCCTAATGAATGAAAAAGGCTGCCTGCCAGAATTTGGACTACAAAACAAATCCTTGCTTGTATGTTTTAACTTCTGAagttgacattttgaattctCTGCACAAACAAATTTGGCAACTCTTCTTAGCCAAATTTTTTGACATGGAGGACCTTATATCAATCCTCATTCATACACTCTGGAGCTTTTGATTAGAAATGATGACAAAAAGGAAGACAGAGAAAAAATGCTACGAGACTTCATTTGCTCACATGAATCACACAGATTTTCTCGTCGACACAATTTACAAGTCAATCAAATAGTTTGAGTGGGAATTTGACTACACAATCTAGAATCGCACGCGTGTTGAAATCATGGGTTAACTTGTATTGCATACGATTAACTTTTATCGAACAGTAACACCATCACATGATGTACATGTTACACTTATTCTACTTGTATTATACCACGTGTATTTTTTGAGATTAAGGATCAAATGTTTTTTGAGAACCAGACCATAATTCATGCGAGTGAGAATCGGTTGTCTTTCGGGAATTCCTCCAGCGGCTGAAACACCTACCCTACTTCCAAGTACTACATGTTTAATTTTAAGTTCAAAATACTTAAAACTACGGCCATGTCAATATGGTTAGAAAGCAGTGTGAAAATTGGCTAAAATTACAGTGCTCTGTAAAAAGGTTTAATTTGAGAGAACTCTGTAACATGGTGATTGTGCTCTAGAAATTGGCTTAAATTACAGTGCTCAAATCTCTCGTTAAAATTAACCTTCATATGGCCAACAACAACAGCATGGGTGAAACAAACAGTCATCTACAATTGACCAAAAGTAAGTGGTACACAAAAAGTAATGTAGTTCAAACTTATCCAAGAGATGACTAAAGAACACTTGCCTTGAGAGTGAGATCAAGTATCGCATGTTTTTTGAGAATCAGACCACAACATGAGAGTTGCCAGAAGAGCCACAGTTGCAGTTTCAACCCGTAATCGATGTGGGCCAAGACCAACAGAGATAGCACCAGCTTGCATTAATTCATTCACCTCTTTCTCAGTGAAGTCTGAAGCAAGAACATGGAAAAATAGATCCACAATCCTAAGTAGTACTCTCAGTATTGAAAACTAAACTACATTAGCTTATATGATATATTTATGAGTACACAAGAGGCATAGGATGAACATAAGGAGAGACTGAATACTAAGCACCAAACATACTGGAAAATCAGAGCACACAACCAATTGTTGGTAGTTTATTCCAACATAAACCTTAATAGAAATTTGGGTAAATTTTACTCATAGTTTGACCCAGACTCTTTTTCTTACcaattttgtttacaatttgcTGCATACCTTCTAATTGCCTGATATTCAATTGATATTAAAGTTCTTATTAATTTTGGTTCGCCAATCAAACCTCCAATCTGTTTCCAAAACCCTTCATCAAGTCAAATTCATAATTGGCCTAATCAATTTTGCATCAATCTGTCACCCTAAATCTCATTATTTGGGGATAGAAATGCAGGACTTTGGTGCTGTCCAGAAAACTAATTCAAAAGTGGAAAAGTTTctggttttcaagttttatttatatgcccAGTGATTGGTATGCAGCAAAagtaataaaaagaaaacatttacAGGATGCATACTTACCACCTTCAGGTCCAACCACAATCAACCCACCGGACTCCGTTCCTGACGAAGTTAATGCACTAACAAGAGGGGTACCTTCTGCAACTGCCAAAAAAGCTAGCTTTGACTCGGCAACCTATGAAACAAAATTGTATAtatgtaatttaaattaaCAATGCAAAGGAAGAAAAGTTGATATCCTGAACAACATGAACATCAATGAGAAAAAGATGTCAAAGAGCATATTATTAATGTGTAACTACAACTCTCTGCCGGGAGAAAATTGCACGTAACATTTTAAGTACAAACGATACTAAAAGAATAAGAACAGTTTGTCACTGACCTATACTATAGAACGGGCCAGAATACACATCAATAAACCAACctttgaaatgaaacaaaatagGAAGAAAGCACTCACAAGAGGTAAAAGACCATTAATATTCTTTGGAGGATTCAAGATCATTTCATGCAGCCGTTGACCTGTGAAAATATTCATGggcaaaaaatttgaattttattatttcaaatcaAAAGTTTTATAGGACACGTCTGTCAGCACTACATGTATATTAGAATAAGGGTGAAGCTTCTTTTACATTGTTTAGCTGCTGCCACATTGACACGCTGCAACCTGTCCAGTCGATTTTCTGAGACAGTAGGAGACCGTTCTGTCAGCAGAGGAGTTAAACTACTAGCCCCGAGCTCCTAAtacaacaaatacaaaaacaataCAATTAGCAGCAATGGCGGTTATGCACTATCCCTATAGTCATCACAAAAACATGAATTATACCGTGCATTTCTCAACAAGCCAATCAGCTcgaccaccctttaaagtaccTAAACAGGGGCAACATGTTAATATGTGACAACAATATTCCCCTATGCCTTAACCACTCATACAAAACATTCCCCCGGAATTGGAAATCTAAAGAACTCACCAAAAGCTGCAAATACATGCCATTGTGTGCTCTGTGGAAGAACTGACTTTGGATCTTCCAATGCCACAAAATCAAGTCCAGAGCGGTCGATGCTCTGTATTAAACCTTGTATCAAACCTCCTTTCCCATTGAAGAGCTGTACCCTTGCATGCATTATGTGGACAAACATTAAAATACACAAGTGTAATGCAACAAACCTCAATTTCCTAAACAAAATTGAACCTTTCATAGTTCCAAATTCAACGCAATCCAATTCCAAGTTGTTCATTtaacatgaaatgaaattgatgGAGTTGATTAGGAGTTAGGTACCTATCGTTTGTGCGCAATCTTAAAACTCTGGTCATGTGCCAGAACTCATCGCCTTGTACGCGAACTATGCCTCCCTGTATAATCATCAAGAGAACAAACAATAAGAGCCTACATTtactctgagagagagagagagagagagagagagagagagagagtgccTTGGAAGTAGGGAGAAGCTCGGAGAAGAAGCGAGGGAGGCCACCGCGGGACTGGTTGGAGTAatctgaagaagaagaagaagaagagaatgcTTGAGGGCTCAAGGTTCTGAGAGAGAGCGACGAAGGATTCAAGCTCCACAGCCTTGCAAAACGAGGTCGTATTGGCGTTAGGGTTTGCATTTCCCaccaatttcagagtgcttgGAGTTGAGCTGTGCTTTTTCAAAGTTCTGCGCTCTGTTTTGGTGGGTGTTGTCTGGGGAAAGCATCCTATGTTGTTTGTAAACGACAATCATATATCTACGACATGGAcgacataaaaaaaaaaaaaaaaaaaaatttgaatagttCATTTTACTGGtattaaattgattttgaaCTTGCTGGTTGAAATGCACATAATTGAGTATTTATAATCAGATAATTTGATTACATAAGGAAATTATGGATATTCTTTTAATACAAAGAGCTTAGCATCGACCCTTTTAATGGGTGAAAGACTGAACTTAGCATAACAAATGTAGTACATAAGTTAATtaagctagctagctagtagCTAAGGCATGATAGACTTGTCAATTCGTACAAGTTCTTTGGCCACATCAATCATATCTGGCCTTGCTTCACTTTCGCCTTGGATGCACAACAATGCCAGTGCTAGGAAATCCTTCAGTTGCTGTTGTGCTTGCTCATCTCCCCCAACTTCCTCAAGGATTTTAGGGTCCGCAATTGTCTCTATTTGAATCTGTCCATCAGAAACATTAAGTTTCAGATCTGCAGTAAGGAATTCAATCCCAGTTCCTGCCCCGGTCCAAAATGCAGCTCCTCGTCGCATTAAGAATACAAGTAAAAGCACaccaaagctataaacatCAGTTTTTACTGAACTTTTACCATGCATTTCATAACTAGGGTCCGTGTACCCCAATGGCCCTGTTGCGTAAGTTTCTTCAACATACAATTGGTTAGGAGGAATGGTTATGGAGCTTGAAAAGTCTAAGAGTTTGGGAACATAGTCATCGTCCAATAAAATGCAGGTGGATTTTACATTCCTATGAATGATGGGCCTTGGAAATGCAGTATGTAGGTATGTAAGTGCACTAGCAAGCTGCTTTGCAATACGCAGTCTAGTTTTCCATGGTAATAATTCATTATCCACTACTAAACTCCCATCAAACTTGAGACCTCCTTTTCCTGCATTTTCACACACCAAAGCTGGTGTATCGAACTCTAAGCAGCAGCCTAATAATTTCAAGGAATTCTTATGGGTGCTCATCTGCATTGATATGATAATATCACGAATAGCCCCGTCGACGTTATAATGCTGCTTAATGATAACTGTACGGTCGTCTAGAATACCCCTGAACATGCCGGAGTATACTCCATCTATAATGCAAGAACGATCAAAGTTGTTAGTAGCTCTGATGATCTCAGCAGCAGAGTAACAACGAATAGGATGAGATTTTCCATCACAAGAAGCAATTAGATCCTTCAGTAAGATGCTTCCATTCTTCAAGAATgatctctttttttcctcctttcgCTTTACACGTGGAATGATTGAGAAcctgatatatatatacacacacacacaagagCGCACACAACGCACAAAGGAATATATGAATAAGAAATCgatgaaatgaaaataaataatctaTCCCAATTCTCAAGAAAAGACATGAAGTCCAAAGAGATCAAATCTCagcttttatatatttcttacaAACTGAGAAACAACAATAATACACAGTTTTATggatggaagaaaaaaaaaaatacttgtcCCGCTGCTTTCGTCATATTCATGGATTACTTCGATTTAATTACAACAAAATTTTGGGCTTCGGCCGCACAAAAATTTTGACTTACTAAAAAAACCTTGAAGGAAAGGAAAgctatatatttttgtttaaggATTAAAAcctggggaaaaaaaaaaaaaacttacaagGATTTGGATGCCATTGTTTACACTTGAAATTTCTCTGTTTAGCAGCCAGGCCCCTTAGAACTGGACTCAGATTGCCCCAAAGTAAACAGCAATTTGTTGATATCTCCTCCCTGTATGCTGCAGATTTCGTGCTCAAGCACCAGTATAGCTCATGAGTTTCAGCTTCTCTGAGAATTCTGTAACAGTTTCCAAGTTTATTGATGAGCTTTGCGGGGTCAACGCCCTCTCATGATTGGTAGGAATTAAAGAGAGTAGTTAGCTGATTAGATTAGTTTGTTA
Proteins encoded:
- the LOC117612244 gene encoding non-functional pseudokinase ZED1-like; translated protein: MASKSLFSIIPRVKRKEEKKRSFLKNGSILLKDLIASCDGKSHPIRCYSAAEIIRATNNFDRSCIIDGVYSGMFRGILDDRTVIIKQHYNVDGAIRDIIISMQMSTHKNSLKLLGCCLEFDTPALVCENAGKGGLKFDGSLVVDNELLPWKTRLRIAKQLASALTYLHTAFPRPIIHRNVKSTCILLDDDYVPKLLDFSSSITIPPNQLYVEETYATGPLGYTDPSYEMHGKSSVKTDVYSFGVLLLVFLMRRGAAFWTGAGTGIEFLTADLKLNVSDGQIQIETIADPKILEEVGGDEQAQQQLKDFLALALLCIQGESEARPDMIDVAKELVRIDKSIMP
- the LOC117612245 gene encoding ribosomal RNA small subunit methyltransferase E, which gives rise to MQTLTPIRPRFARLWSLNPSSLSLRTLSPQAFSSSSSSSDYSNQSRGGLPRFFSELLPTSKGGIVRVQGDEFWHMTRVLRLRTNDRVQLFNGKGGLIQGLIQSIDRSGLDFVALEDPKSVLPQSTQWHVFAAFGTLKGGRADWLVEKCTELGASSLTPLLTERSPTVSENRLDRLQRVNVAAAKQCQRLHEMILNPPKNINGLLPLVAESKLAFLAVAEGTPLVSALTSSGTESGGLIVVGPEGDFTEKEVNELMQAGAISVGLGPHRLRVETATVALLATLMLWSDSQKTCDT